One Caulobacter segnis genomic window carries:
- a CDS encoding MBL fold metallo-hydrolase, with protein MIPFVRELAFEYGRCDQVSPLIRRVIARNPGPFTYTGTGVYIVGEGEVAVIDPGPDLPEHFEALKNALAGERVTHVLVTHHHLDHSPLAHPLARAFGAKVFGLPAPAPYANDAPALEEGADDRFRPDVVLADGDVLSGPGWTLEAITTPGHTSNHVCFALREENALFCGDHIMGWSTTVITPPDGDMGDYFASLEKVKARGFDTLWPTHGAPVREVGPFIDAYVAHRRAREAQILDALGAGLTTIKAMVPSLYAAVDPRLHPAAAHSVLAHMIQLAREGRVTADGAPGLETEYRLA; from the coding sequence ATGATTCCCTTCGTCCGCGAGCTGGCGTTCGAGTATGGCCGCTGCGACCAGGTCTCGCCGCTGATCCGGCGCGTCATCGCCCGCAATCCGGGCCCGTTCACCTACACCGGCACCGGCGTCTACATCGTCGGCGAGGGCGAGGTGGCGGTGATCGATCCCGGCCCTGACCTGCCCGAACACTTCGAAGCGCTGAAGAACGCCCTGGCGGGTGAGCGGGTGACCCATGTCCTGGTCACCCACCATCACCTGGACCACTCTCCCCTCGCCCATCCGCTGGCCCGCGCGTTCGGGGCCAAGGTCTTCGGCCTGCCCGCCCCGGCGCCCTACGCCAACGACGCCCCGGCGCTGGAAGAAGGCGCGGACGATCGCTTCCGGCCCGACGTGGTTCTGGCCGACGGCGACGTGCTGAGCGGTCCTGGCTGGACGCTGGAGGCGATCACCACGCCCGGCCATACCTCCAACCACGTCTGCTTCGCCCTGCGCGAGGAGAACGCCCTGTTCTGCGGCGACCACATCATGGGCTGGTCGACGACGGTGATCACCCCGCCCGATGGCGACATGGGCGACTATTTCGCCAGCCTGGAGAAGGTGAAGGCGCGCGGCTTCGACACGCTGTGGCCCACCCACGGCGCGCCGGTCCGCGAGGTCGGCCCGTTCATCGACGCCTATGTCGCCCACCGGCGGGCGCGCGAGGCCCAGATCCTGGACGCCCTGGGCGCGGGCCTCACGACCATCAAGGCCATGGTGCCCAGCCTCTACGCCGCGGTGGATCCCCGGCTGCATCCGGCCGCCGCCCACTCGGTGCTGGCCCACATGATCCAGCTGGCGCGCGAAGGCCGGGTCACGGCCGACGGCGCGCCGGGCCTGGAGACGGAATACCGGCTGGCCTAG
- a CDS encoding TIGR01244 family sulfur transferase produces MSDFRRVTESFSVSPQVAEADMARAAAEGFVLVINNRPDGEDPDQPSSATMEAAARAAGLDYLYAPVRGGPTPDQIEAVRAAVEAADGPVLAFCRSGTRSIVTWSIGQALAGEDRETLVNQGLQAGYDLSGVLPR; encoded by the coding sequence ATGAGCGACTTCCGGCGCGTCACAGAATCCTTTTCCGTCAGTCCGCAGGTCGCCGAGGCCGACATGGCCCGGGCCGCGGCCGAGGGATTCGTGCTGGTGATCAACAATCGCCCGGACGGCGAGGATCCCGACCAACCGTCCAGCGCAACGATGGAGGCGGCGGCGCGCGCCGCGGGCCTGGACTATCTGTATGCGCCCGTGCGCGGCGGCCCGACGCCGGACCAGATCGAGGCGGTGCGGGCGGCGGTCGAGGCGGCCGACGGCCCGGTCCTGGCCTTCTGCCGATCGGGCACGCGTTCGATCGTCACCTGGTCGATCGGCCAGGCGCTGGCGGGCGAGGACCGTGAAACCCTGGTCAACCAGGGCCTTCAGGCGGGTTACGATCTTTCCGGCGTGCTGCCGCGCTAG